The Candidatus Accumulibacter similis genome has a segment encoding these proteins:
- the cysE gene encoding serine O-acetyltransferase, which yields MFSHLREDIQSVFDRDPAARTFWEVLTCYPGVHAMASHRLAHWLWVHRLRWLGRLVSHFGRFVTGIEIHPGAVIGRRLFIDHGMGVVIGETAVIGDDVTLYHGVTLGGTSWNKGRRHPTLESGVVIGAGAKVLGPITVGASAKVGSNAVVVKSVPPGATAVGNPARIIDPAQAQKREEMAGQLGFSAYALAADQDDPLAKAIHGLLDHAVEVDRRFALLLKRIEAAGVAIDGELLRSDPFDPQYLSKIVD from the coding sequence ATGTTCAGCCACCTGCGCGAAGACATCCAGTCGGTATTCGACCGCGATCCTGCTGCCCGGACCTTCTGGGAGGTGCTGACCTGTTACCCCGGCGTCCATGCCATGGCCTCGCATCGTCTGGCGCACTGGCTGTGGGTGCATCGTCTGCGCTGGCTCGGCCGCCTGGTCTCGCATTTCGGACGCTTCGTCACCGGTATCGAGATTCACCCCGGAGCGGTGATCGGGCGCCGCCTGTTCATCGATCACGGCATGGGTGTCGTCATCGGCGAGACGGCAGTGATCGGCGACGACGTCACCCTCTACCACGGAGTGACCCTCGGCGGGACCTCGTGGAACAAGGGCAGACGGCATCCGACACTCGAGAGTGGCGTCGTCATTGGCGCCGGTGCGAAGGTCCTCGGACCGATCACGGTCGGTGCCTCGGCGAAGGTGGGTTCGAATGCCGTGGTCGTCAAGAGCGTTCCCCCGGGCGCCACTGCAGTCGGCAACCCGGCCCGCATCATCGACCCGGCGCAGGCGCAGAAGCGCGAGGAGATGGCCGGGCAACTCGGTTTTTCAGCCTATGCCCTCGCCGCCGATCAGGACGACCCGCTGGCGAAGGCGATTCACGGTCTGCTCGACCATGCGGTCGAGGTGGACCGCCGTTTTGCCCTGTTGCTGAAGCGGATCGAGGCAGCGGGGGTCGCCATCGATGGCGAACTGCTGCGCAGCGACCCGTTCGACCCACAATACCTGAGTAAAATAGTTGACTAA
- the iscR gene encoding Fe-S cluster assembly transcriptional regulator IscR has translation MRLTTKGRFAVTAMIDLALRCSEGPVSLAGISDRQKISLSYLEQLFGKLRRHGLVESVRGPGGGYCLARPTSQMTVTDIIRAVDEPLDATQCGGRENCHDDERCMTHELWSTLNDKMYEYLSSVNLAELVEQQIRKSGHVAILQDVRRSRNKPRNVKAMAVGG, from the coding sequence ATGCGACTGACAACAAAAGGACGTTTCGCGGTCACCGCGATGATTGATCTCGCGCTGCGCTGCAGCGAAGGCCCGGTTTCCCTGGCTGGAATCAGCGACCGGCAGAAGATCTCGCTCTCCTATCTCGAGCAGCTTTTCGGCAAGCTGCGCCGCCACGGCCTGGTCGAGAGCGTGCGCGGCCCGGGCGGCGGCTACTGCCTCGCTCGCCCCACCAGCCAGATGACGGTCACCGACATCATCCGTGCCGTCGATGAACCGCTCGATGCGACGCAGTGCGGTGGCCGCGAGAACTGCCATGACGATGAGCGCTGCATGACGCATGAACTGTGGTCCACGCTCAATGACAAGATGTACGAGTATCTCAGCTCGGTCAACCTGGCCGAACTCGTCGAACAGCAGATCCGCAAGAGCGGCCACGTCGCGATCCTGCAGGACGTCCGGCGCAGCCGGAACAAGCCCCGCAACGTCAAGGCTATGGCTGTGGGCGGCTGA
- a CDS encoding cysteine desulfurase, giving the protein MFAPVYLDHNATTPADPAVLEAMLPYFSTQFGNASSRHEYGRAARRAIDDARAQVAAAVGAHATEVVFTSGGSEANNLLLKGGAACLRPGLLAIGAAEHPCVLKPAEQLARRGWTLEKLPMDGDGRIVRERYEAVMARKPKIVSLLLANNETGVIEDIEPLAERARAAGAWFHSDAVQAFGKLPVDFRRLNGAGVHALTLSAHKMGGPKGAAALVVDKRLELEPLIAGGGHERGLRSGTENVAAIVGFGVACQLAVERRAALAALLTRLRTQLEQGLLALGATLFGKQVERLPNTVYFAFAGVDGETLVGHLDRAGYAVASGAACSSASPEPSHVLRAMGVDDELARGAVRVSLGRGNTEEQVAGFLAALKMTVDRLQRLTAMAV; this is encoded by the coding sequence ATGTTCGCGCCCGTCTATCTCGACCACAACGCCACGACTCCGGCAGACCCGGCGGTGCTCGAGGCGATGCTGCCCTACTTCTCGACACAGTTCGGCAATGCCTCGAGCCGTCACGAGTACGGGCGTGCGGCGCGACGGGCAATCGATGATGCGCGCGCCCAAGTGGCGGCGGCGGTCGGCGCGCATGCCACGGAAGTGGTGTTCACCAGCGGTGGATCGGAAGCCAACAACCTGCTGCTCAAGGGCGGCGCTGCCTGCCTCAGGCCGGGCCTGCTGGCGATCGGTGCAGCCGAGCACCCGTGCGTCCTCAAACCGGCCGAACAGCTTGCGCGGCGCGGCTGGACACTCGAGAAACTGCCGATGGACGGCGACGGACGGATCGTTCGCGAGCGGTACGAAGCCGTGATGGCGCGCAAGCCAAAGATCGTTTCGCTGCTGCTCGCCAACAACGAGACCGGCGTCATCGAGGACATCGAGCCCCTGGCCGAGCGCGCGCGGGCTGCCGGTGCCTGGTTTCACAGTGATGCGGTACAGGCTTTCGGCAAGCTGCCGGTCGACTTTCGGCGACTCAACGGCGCCGGCGTGCACGCGCTGACGCTGTCGGCGCACAAGATGGGCGGGCCCAAGGGAGCCGCGGCGCTGGTCGTCGACAAGCGGCTCGAACTCGAGCCGCTGATCGCCGGTGGCGGCCACGAGCGCGGCCTGCGCTCGGGAACCGAGAACGTCGCGGCCATCGTCGGCTTCGGTGTCGCCTGCCAGTTGGCGGTCGAGCGACGCGCGGCGCTTGCAGCGCTGCTCACCCGGCTGCGGACGCAGCTCGAACAGGGATTGCTCGCGCTCGGCGCGACGCTGTTCGGGAAGCAGGTGGAACGGTTGCCGAACACGGTTTACTTCGCCTTCGCCGGCGTCGACGGCGAAACACTCGTCGGCCACCTCGACCGCGCCGGCTACGCTGTGGCAAGCGGCGCCGCCTGCTCGAGCGCCAGTCCGGAACCGTCACATGTGCTGCGGGCGATGGGCGTTGACGACGAACTGGCGCGCGGCGCGGTACGCGTCAGCCTTGGCCGCGGAAACACCGAAGAACAGGTCGCAGGCTTTCTCGCCGCCCTGAAAATGACCGTCGACCGGCTGCAACGATTGACGGCGATGGCTGTCTGA
- a CDS encoding IscS subfamily cysteine desulfurase produces the protein MLKLPIYLDYSATTPVDPRVAEKMIPYLVEKFGNPASRSHSFGWEAEAAVEEAREEVAKLVHADPKEIVWTSGATESNNLALKGAAQFYSGKGRHLVTVKTEHKAILDTCRELERQGFAVTYLDVQENGLLDLEAFTAALRPDTILASVMFVNNEIGVIQPIAEIGEICRSRGILLHVDAAQATGKVAIDLETLKVDLMSFSAHKTYGPKGVGALYVRRKPRVRLNAQMHGGGHERGFRSGTLPTHQIVGMGEAFRLARLEMGAEKERIRMLRDRLLRGLEDIEEVYVNGDMDHRVPHNLNLSFAYVEGESLLMAIKELAVSSGSACTSASLEPSYVLRALGRNDELAHSSIRFTLGRFTTEEEVDYAIRLLHDKISRLRELSPLWEMVQEGVDLSTVQWAAH, from the coding sequence ATGTTGAAGCTGCCCATCTACCTCGACTACTCGGCCACCACACCGGTGGATCCGCGAGTGGCGGAAAAGATGATTCCCTATCTGGTCGAGAAGTTCGGCAACCCGGCCTCGCGCTCGCATTCATTCGGCTGGGAGGCCGAGGCGGCGGTCGAGGAGGCGCGCGAGGAAGTGGCGAAACTGGTCCATGCCGACCCGAAGGAGATCGTCTGGACCTCCGGCGCCACCGAGTCGAACAACCTGGCGCTGAAAGGCGCGGCGCAGTTCTACTCCGGCAAGGGCAGGCACCTGGTCACCGTCAAGACCGAGCACAAGGCGATCCTCGACACCTGTCGCGAACTCGAGCGACAGGGTTTCGCCGTCACCTACCTCGATGTGCAGGAGAACGGCCTGCTGGACCTCGAAGCCTTCACCGCGGCCTTGCGCCCCGACACGATCCTCGCCTCGGTGATGTTCGTCAACAACGAGATCGGCGTCATCCAGCCGATCGCCGAAATTGGCGAGATCTGCCGCAGCCGCGGCATCCTGCTGCACGTCGACGCGGCGCAGGCCACCGGCAAGGTGGCCATCGATCTGGAGACGCTGAAAGTCGACCTGATGAGCTTTTCCGCCCACAAGACCTATGGTCCGAAGGGCGTCGGCGCCCTCTACGTGCGGCGCAAGCCGCGCGTCCGCCTGAACGCGCAGATGCATGGCGGCGGGCATGAGCGTGGTTTTCGCTCCGGTACGCTGCCGACGCATCAGATCGTCGGCATGGGCGAGGCGTTTCGCCTCGCGCGGCTGGAAATGGGCGCCGAGAAGGAACGCATCCGCATGCTGCGCGATCGCCTGCTGCGAGGCCTTGAAGACATCGAGGAAGTCTACGTCAACGGCGACATGGATCACCGCGTGCCGCACAACCTCAACCTCAGCTTCGCCTATGTCGAAGGCGAGTCGCTGCTGATGGCGATCAAGGAACTGGCGGTGTCGTCGGGATCGGCCTGCACCTCGGCCTCGCTCGAGCCCTCGTATGTTCTGCGTGCGCTTGGTCGCAACGATGAACTGGCGCACAGCTCGATCCGCTTCACCCTCGGCCGCTTCACGACCGAAGAGGAGGTGGACTACGCAATCCGCCTGCTGCACGACAAGATCAGCCGCCTGCGCGAACTCTCACCGCTCTGGGAGATGGTTCAGGAAGGGGTTGACCTGAGTACGGTCCAGTGGGCCGCTCATTGA
- the iscU gene encoding Fe-S cluster assembly scaffold IscU, producing MAYSVKVLDHYENPRNVGSFAKDEEGVATGMVGAPACGDVMKLQIKVGKGGIIEDAKFKTYGCGSAIASSSLVTEWVKGRTIDQAMDIRNTQIAEELALPPVKIHCSILAEDAIKAAVADYRKKHGEQA from the coding sequence ATGGCATACAGTGTCAAGGTTCTGGATCACTACGAGAATCCGCGCAACGTCGGGTCCTTCGCCAAGGACGAGGAAGGCGTGGCAACGGGAATGGTCGGAGCTCCCGCCTGTGGCGACGTGATGAAGCTGCAGATCAAGGTCGGCAAGGGCGGCATCATCGAGGACGCGAAGTTCAAGACCTATGGCTGTGGCTCGGCGATCGCATCGTCGTCGCTGGTCACCGAATGGGTCAAGGGCAGGACGATCGACCAGGCGATGGACATCCGCAATACACAGATCGCCGAAGAACTGGCGCTGCCGCCAGTGAAGATTCATTGCTCGATCCTTGCCGAGGATGCGATCAAGGCGGCGGTGGCCGATTACCGGAAGAAGCACGGCGAGCAGGCCTGA
- the iscA gene encoding iron-sulfur cluster assembly protein IscA, with the protein MAVTLSERAATHVASYMVKRGKGIGLRLGVRTSGCSGMAYKLEFADVARPDDIEFESHGVKVLIDPKSLPYLDGTELDYAREGLNEGFRFNNPNVKDACGCGESFNV; encoded by the coding sequence ATGGCAGTGACGCTTTCTGAGCGGGCGGCGACGCACGTCGCGAGCTACATGGTGAAGCGCGGCAAGGGAATCGGGCTGCGCCTCGGCGTACGCACCAGTGGTTGCTCGGGGATGGCCTACAAACTCGAGTTCGCCGATGTCGCCCGGCCCGACGACATCGAGTTCGAATCGCACGGCGTGAAGGTCCTGATCGACCCGAAGAGCCTGCCCTACCTCGACGGCACCGAACTCGACTATGCGCGTGAGGGGCTCAACGAAGGATTCCGTTTCAACAACCCGAACGTCAAGGATGCCTGCGGCTGCGGCGAGAGCTTCAACGTATGA
- the hscB gene encoding Fe-S protein assembly co-chaperone HscB produces MDFAGDHFSLFDLPAAFRIDSALLDRRYLELLSQVHPDRFATAGEAARRLSQQWATRVNEAYQTLRRPLPRARYLLHLAQHDIGSENNTAMPADFLVDQMEWREAVAEARAAGNHHELEHLHHRLQRELAARQEEIAALLDDQHDLEQAADRVRRLMFQEKLLSEIDDAIAAGEE; encoded by the coding sequence ATGGACTTCGCCGGCGATCATTTTTCGCTCTTCGACCTGCCGGCTGCCTTCCGGATCGATTCGGCGCTGCTCGACCGGCGCTATCTCGAGTTGCTGTCGCAGGTTCATCCCGATCGCTTTGCCACTGCCGGCGAGGCAGCGCGACGTCTGTCGCAGCAATGGGCGACAAGGGTCAATGAGGCCTACCAGACACTACGCAGGCCACTGCCGCGAGCCAGGTACCTGCTCCACCTCGCGCAGCACGACATCGGCAGCGAGAACAATACCGCGATGCCGGCCGATTTTCTCGTCGATCAGATGGAATGGCGCGAAGCCGTTGCCGAAGCACGGGCTGCCGGCAACCACCACGAGCTCGAACATCTGCATCATCGCCTGCAGCGCGAACTGGCAGCACGCCAGGAGGAGATCGCCGCGCTGCTCGACGACCAGCACGACCTCGAACAGGCGGCGGATCGCGTACGGCGCCTGATGTTCCAGGAAAAACTGCTGTCGGAGATCGACGACGCGATCGCCGCCGGCGAAGAATGA
- the hscA gene encoding Fe-S protein assembly chaperone HscA: protein MALLQIAEPGESTLPHQHRLAVGIDLGTTNSLVATVRSGLAVVLSDELGRPLLPSVVRYLADGRAEVGYEAQARQADDPRNTIVSVKRFMGRGLRDIANHEVLPYVFDDRPGMLRVHTVAGSKSPVEVSADILRVLRQRAETSLAGPLVAAVITVPAYFDDAQRQATKDAARLAGLPLIRLLNEPTAAAIAYGLDNAAEGIYAVYDLGGGTFDISILRLTRGVFEVLATGGDSALGGDDFDHRIFCWILETAGLRPLSVEDARMLLTRAREAKEYLSFHGMAPISARLNSGEVVDLTLSTETFAEITRTLLAKTMQPVKKALRDAGLSISDVKGVVMVGGATRMPQVQRAVGDFFRQEPLNNLDPDKVVAIGAAMQANLLAGNGRAGDDWLLLDVIPLSLGIETMGGLVEKIIPRNSTIPTARAQEFTTFRDGQTALAVHVVQGERELVSDCRSLARFELHGIPPLVAGAARIRVSFQVDADGLLAVSAREQTAGAEASIVVKPSYGLSDDEIALMLKDSLLHVREDAAVRALKESQVDAQRLLEAVRTALASDGELLSEGERARVEADILRLEDAAGGDNRRQIMLAMDDLEADTKEFAARRMDKSIRQAFAGRNISDIEAALPAHSGDMQ from the coding sequence ATGGCACTGCTACAGATAGCGGAACCCGGCGAGTCGACTCTGCCGCACCAGCACCGGCTAGCCGTCGGCATCGACCTCGGCACCACCAACTCACTGGTCGCGACCGTCCGCAGCGGCCTGGCGGTCGTCCTCAGCGATGAACTGGGTCGACCACTGCTGCCCTCGGTCGTCCGCTACCTGGCCGACGGACGCGCCGAGGTCGGCTACGAGGCGCAGGCGAGACAGGCCGATGATCCGCGCAACACGATCGTCTCGGTCAAGCGTTTCATGGGCCGCGGGCTGCGCGACATCGCCAATCATGAAGTCCTGCCCTACGTCTTCGACGACCGCCCCGGCATGCTCCGTGTGCACACGGTGGCCGGAAGCAAGAGCCCGGTCGAGGTCTCTGCCGACATCCTGCGCGTCCTGCGGCAACGTGCCGAGACATCGCTCGCCGGACCGCTGGTCGCTGCGGTGATCACGGTGCCTGCCTACTTCGACGATGCACAGCGGCAGGCAACGAAGGACGCGGCCCGGCTGGCCGGGCTGCCACTGATCCGGCTGCTCAACGAGCCGACCGCAGCGGCGATCGCCTACGGACTCGACAACGCCGCCGAAGGCATCTACGCGGTCTATGACCTGGGCGGCGGCACCTTCGACATCTCCATCCTCAGGCTGACGCGCGGCGTCTTCGAGGTTCTCGCCACCGGCGGCGACTCGGCGCTGGGCGGCGATGACTTCGACCACCGCATCTTCTGCTGGATTCTCGAAACCGCCGGACTGCGGCCGCTTTCGGTCGAGGATGCGCGCATGCTGCTGACGCGGGCGCGCGAAGCCAAGGAGTATCTGAGCTTCCATGGCATGGCGCCGATCAGCGCCCGCCTGAACAGCGGCGAGGTGGTCGATCTGACGCTCAGCACCGAAACCTTTGCCGAGATCACGCGCACGCTGCTCGCCAAGACGATGCAGCCGGTCAAGAAGGCGCTGCGCGACGCCGGCCTGTCGATCAGCGATGTCAAGGGGGTCGTGATGGTCGGCGGCGCGACACGCATGCCGCAGGTGCAACGGGCGGTCGGCGACTTCTTCCGTCAGGAGCCGCTGAACAACCTCGACCCGGACAAGGTGGTGGCGATCGGTGCAGCCATGCAGGCCAACCTGCTGGCCGGCAACGGCCGCGCCGGCGACGACTGGCTGCTGCTCGACGTGATTCCGCTGTCGCTCGGGATCGAGACGATGGGCGGGCTGGTCGAGAAGATCATTCCCCGCAACTCGACGATCCCGACGGCCCGGGCACAGGAGTTCACGACCTTTCGCGACGGCCAGACCGCACTCGCCGTGCACGTCGTCCAGGGCGAGCGCGAACTGGTCAGCGACTGCCGTTCGCTGGCGCGCTTCGAGCTGCATGGAATTCCGCCGCTGGTTGCCGGCGCAGCGCGCATTCGCGTCAGCTTCCAGGTCGACGCCGACGGGCTGCTGGCGGTCAGCGCGCGCGAGCAGACCGCGGGCGCTGAAGCGAGCATCGTCGTCAAGCCCTCGTACGGCCTGTCCGACGACGAGATCGCCCTGATGCTCAAGGACTCGCTGCTGCATGTGCGCGAAGATGCTGCCGTGCGGGCGCTGAAGGAATCGCAGGTCGATGCGCAGCGCCTGCTCGAAGCCGTGCGAACGGCGCTGGCGAGCGACGGCGAACTGCTGTCCGAAGGCGAGCGCGCGCGCGTCGAGGCGGACATTCTTCGGCTCGAGGATGCCGCCGGCGGCGACAACCGGCGGCAGATCATGCTGGCGATGGACGACCTCGAGGCCGACACCAAGGAGTTCGCCGCGCGGCGCATGGACAAGTCGATCCGGCAGGCCTTTGCCGGGCGCAACATCAGTGACATCGAGGCCGCCTTGCCGGCGCACAGTGGGGACATGCAATGA
- the fdx gene encoding ISC system 2Fe-2S type ferredoxin translates to MTQIIVLPHVELCPDGALFDARAGESICQNLLENGIAIEHACEMSCACTTCHVIVREGFASLEPSDEVEDDLLDKAWGLEPNSRLSCQAIVGRTPLVIEIPRYSINMVKEGKR, encoded by the coding sequence ATGACCCAGATCATCGTCCTGCCGCATGTCGAACTCTGTCCCGACGGGGCGCTTTTCGATGCCCGGGCCGGCGAGTCGATCTGCCAGAATCTGCTCGAGAACGGCATCGCCATCGAGCACGCCTGCGAGATGTCGTGCGCCTGCACGACCTGCCACGTCATCGTTCGCGAAGGTTTCGCGTCGCTCGAACCCTCCGACGAGGTGGAGGACGACCTCCTCGACAAGGCCTGGGGACTCGAACCCAACTCGCGCCTCTCGTGCCAGGCGATCGTCGGTCGGACGCCGCTGGTCATCGAGATCCCGCGTTACTCGATCAACATGGTCAAGGAGGGCAAGCGATGA
- the iscX gene encoding Fe-S cluster assembly protein IscX, with protein sequence MKWTDINEVAVELAEAHPGVDPLRINFVDLMNWVLALPGFEDDSRHCGEKILEAIQQAWIDELA encoded by the coding sequence ATGAAATGGACCGACATCAATGAAGTGGCCGTCGAACTGGCCGAAGCACATCCCGGAGTCGACCCGCTGCGGATCAACTTCGTCGACCTGATGAACTGGGTGCTCGCCCTGCCCGGCTTCGAGGACGACTCGCGCCACTGTGGCGAGAAGATCCTCGAGGCGATCCAGCAGGCCTGGATCGACGAGCTGGCATGA
- a CDS encoding DUF2237 domain-containing protein → MKPDDFGGSQRNVLGGPLGSCSEEPLTGFFRDGCCNTSDEDLGSHTVCVVLTADFLEFSKRRGNDLSTPRPEFAFPGLKAGDRWCLCAARWREALQAGKAPRVVLNATNEACLLIVGLDDLKRHAIDLN, encoded by the coding sequence ATGAAACCGGACGACTTCGGCGGCAGCCAGCGCAACGTCCTCGGCGGTCCGCTGGGCTCATGCAGCGAAGAGCCGCTGACGGGTTTCTTCCGCGACGGCTGCTGCAATACCAGTGACGAGGACCTCGGCAGCCACACCGTCTGCGTCGTGCTGACCGCCGACTTCCTCGAGTTCTCGAAACGGCGCGGCAACGATCTGTCGACACCAAGGCCCGAGTTCGCCTTCCCCGGCCTCAAGGCCGGTGACCGCTGGTGCCTCTGTGCCGCCCGCTGGCGTGAAGCGCTGCAGGCTGGCAAGGCACCGCGCGTCGTCCTCAACGCGACCAACGAGGCCTGCCTGCTGATCGTCGGCCTCGACGACCTCAAGCGGCACGCGATCGACCTCAACTGA